One Nostoc sp. UHCC 0302 DNA window includes the following coding sequences:
- a CDS encoding ABC transporter permease produces MSNQIHHSQIDSAGNIAEVQKSHRPQINWLQPLVLLAPSGIWLLLLLVLPTLIIFQLSLVADIRPGDLVNPNGFKNYIRILDPLYLQVIGRSLFLAFGTTIICLILGFPVAYWIAQMAPQRWRNLLLLAFVLPLWTSSLLRSYAWITILRPTGLLNTLLTTFGLPTLELLNRIPAVLIGMSYSLLPYMVLILYASLEKLDKRLLEAAADLGANPVQTFWQVTVPQILPGIAASSMLVFITGLGDFVDPELLGGASSMTAARLVYNQFLGATQNWGFGSALSMSLILMVSIAIALLIKFGEAPPKV; encoded by the coding sequence GTGTCTAATCAAATTCATCATTCACAAATAGATTCTGCGGGCAATATTGCTGAAGTGCAAAAATCGCATCGCCCACAAATAAATTGGCTCCAGCCATTAGTATTGCTTGCACCATCTGGGATTTGGTTACTACTTTTGTTGGTGTTGCCAACGTTGATAATTTTTCAGTTAAGCTTAGTAGCAGATATCCGACCAGGGGATTTAGTTAACCCTAATGGATTCAAAAACTACATCCGCATACTTGACCCTCTTTACTTGCAAGTAATTGGGCGATCGCTTTTTTTAGCCTTTGGTACTACTATTATTTGCTTAATCTTGGGTTTTCCCGTCGCTTATTGGATTGCTCAAATGGCTCCGCAGCGTTGGCGCAATTTGCTACTACTAGCTTTTGTCTTACCTTTGTGGACTTCTTCCTTACTTCGCTCTTACGCTTGGATTACAATTCTTCGTCCGACTGGTTTATTGAATACTTTACTTACTACTTTCGGCTTGCCAACTTTGGAATTACTTAACCGAATTCCAGCTGTATTAATTGGCATGAGTTACAGCTTACTGCCTTATATGGTTTTGATTTTATATGCCTCTTTGGAGAAACTAGATAAGCGGTTACTAGAAGCAGCTGCTGATTTAGGCGCAAATCCTGTACAAACTTTTTGGCAAGTGACAGTACCGCAAATTTTACCGGGAATTGCTGCTAGTTCCATGCTTGTTTTCATCACAGGCTTAGGCGATTTTGTTGACCCAGAGTTACTTGGTGGTGCTTCTAGTATGACGGCGGCACGGTTAGTTTATAATCAGTTTCTGGGAGCAACTCAAAATTGGGGATTTGGTTCAGCTTTGAGTATGTCGTTAATTTTAATGGTCAGTATTGCGATCGCACTTTTAATTAAATTTGGCGAGGCTCCACCCAAAGTATAG
- a CDS encoding spermidine/putrescine ABC transporter substrate-binding protein: protein MTHRRQFLKGMAALSSFSLAGCGWRLAEVRANSTTSEQRDQLYIYTWTQYTDRQLLQTFSAQTGMKVLADLYDSNDVMLAKLQAGGGSSYSIIYPSDYMVKKMVDKDLLTEIDHDRLIGLENLFPRFVNPSYDPNNRYSIPFNWGTTGLLYNSEKLQDAPEDWEYLWRNQDKLNKRMTLLNDVREVMGATLRMLGYSYNSQNEQEIQQAYDKLKVLKSAIAAFDTDAWQNQILAGDLLLAMCYSADAVRISKENPKLKYVIPRSGSSLWTDTIVVPKTAPNLAGAYAWINMILQPEVAAQISQRLNVSTPNSAGFEQLPKRIQNNTNLFPSEELLKNCERITPLGKFEEIYERYWTQLTSS, encoded by the coding sequence ATGACTCACAGACGCCAATTCTTAAAAGGGATGGCAGCACTTTCTAGCTTTTCCTTGGCTGGTTGTGGCTGGAGACTAGCTGAAGTGCGTGCTAATTCTACTACTTCTGAGCAACGTGATCAACTCTATATTTACACCTGGACGCAATATACCGATAGACAATTACTGCAAACTTTTAGCGCTCAAACTGGCATGAAAGTGCTTGCGGATTTATATGATTCTAACGATGTGATGCTGGCTAAGTTGCAAGCTGGGGGCGGTAGTAGTTATAGCATTATCTACCCATCCGATTATATGGTAAAGAAGATGGTCGACAAAGATTTATTAACAGAAATAGATCACGATCGCCTCATCGGTTTAGAGAATTTATTCCCCCGCTTTGTTAATCCTAGTTATGACCCCAATAACCGTTACAGTATCCCTTTTAATTGGGGAACGACAGGGTTGCTTTATAATTCTGAGAAACTCCAAGATGCACCAGAAGATTGGGAATATCTTTGGCGAAACCAAGATAAGCTTAATAAACGGATGACGTTACTTAATGATGTCCGTGAGGTGATGGGTGCAACGTTGCGAATGTTGGGTTACTCTTACAACTCACAAAACGAACAAGAAATCCAACAAGCTTATGATAAGTTGAAGGTGCTAAAATCTGCGATCGCCGCTTTTGATACTGATGCTTGGCAAAATCAAATTTTGGCAGGAGATTTACTACTAGCAATGTGTTATTCAGCCGATGCGGTGAGAATTTCTAAAGAAAATCCTAAACTAAAATATGTCATTCCTCGCAGTGGTTCCTCACTATGGACTGACACTATTGTAGTTCCTAAAACAGCCCCGAACTTAGCTGGAGCCTACGCTTGGATTAATATGATTTTGCAACCAGAAGTAGCCGCTCAAATCAGTCAACGCCTGAACGTTTCTACACCTAATAGCGCTGGATTTGAACAATTACCAAAAAGAATACAAAACAATACCAATTTGTTTCCCTCAGAGGAACTTTTAAAAAATTGTGAACGTATTACTCCTTTAGGAAAATTTGAAGAAATTTACGAACGCTATTGGACTCAATTAACTAGTAGTTAA
- a CDS encoding ABC transporter ATP-binding protein — MAQTVMHNQRGIINFQPLDVELRNVFKFFNQEPAVHGVDLDVRQGEFFSILGPSGCGKTTTLRLIAGFERADAGKVLIQGQPMTDVPAYRRPVNTVFQSYALFSHLNVWNNIAFGLRLKKLRKSEIEIRVQEALKLVKMESLRSRFPSQLSGGQQQRVALARALVNRPAVVLLDEPLGALDLKLRKEMQVELSNLHKDLGLTFVMVTHDQEEALSLSDRIAVMNQGKIEQVGTPSQIYERPQTSFVADFIGDTNLFSGEIVAVDASNVQILTKTGLSIVISRAEDTPTEISQTVIVSVRPEKIQLSLYQPNLPTNCFEGQLVNVMYLGTHVNYVVELTNGIRLNVLQPNTLGNLPDRDTSIYAWWAETDCIAIIQ, encoded by the coding sequence ATGGCTCAAACTGTCATGCACAATCAGAGGGGGATAATAAATTTTCAACCACTAGATGTTGAACTGCGAAATGTATTTAAGTTTTTTAACCAAGAACCAGCAGTACATGGAGTAGACTTGGATGTCAGACAGGGGGAATTTTTTAGTATTTTAGGCCCCTCTGGTTGTGGCAAGACAACGACATTGCGCTTAATTGCTGGGTTTGAAAGGGCTGATGCTGGTAAGGTATTGATTCAAGGTCAGCCTATGACTGATGTCCCTGCTTATCGCCGCCCAGTCAATACTGTATTTCAAAGTTACGCGTTATTTAGCCACCTGAATGTGTGGAATAACATCGCCTTTGGACTGCGGCTAAAAAAATTACGCAAATCGGAAATTGAAATTAGAGTCCAAGAAGCTTTAAAGCTGGTGAAAATGGAAAGTTTGCGATCGCGTTTTCCCAGTCAACTTTCTGGTGGTCAACAGCAACGGGTTGCTTTGGCAAGGGCTTTAGTCAATCGTCCCGCTGTTGTACTACTAGATGAACCTTTAGGGGCGCTAGATTTAAAACTGCGTAAGGAAATGCAGGTTGAGTTATCAAATTTACACAAAGACTTAGGTTTGACCTTTGTGATGGTGACACATGACCAAGAAGAGGCGCTTTCGTTGAGCGATCGCATTGCGGTGATGAATCAAGGCAAAATTGAACAAGTTGGTACTCCCAGCCAAATTTACGAACGTCCCCAGACATCCTTTGTTGCTGATTTTATTGGCGACACTAATTTATTTAGCGGTGAAATCGTTGCAGTAGACGCTTCTAACGTGCAAATTTTGACGAAAACGGGACTTTCAATTGTCATTAGCCGCGCTGAAGATACACCAACTGAAATATCACAAACGGTAATAGTAAGTGTACGTCCAGAAAAAATACAGCTTTCGCTTTATCAACCCAATCTGCCAACTAATTGTTTTGAAGGACAGCTTGTGAATGTGATGTATTTGGGTACTCACGTTAATTATGTTGTGGAATTAACAAATGGTATTAGGCTCAATGTTTTACAACCTAATACTTTAGGCAATTTGCCAGACCGCGACACATCAATATACGCTTGGTGGGCAGAAACTGATTGTATCGCTATTATTCAATAG
- the mrdA gene encoding penicillin-binding protein 2, protein MGSLRSSPFGNKKYTRTVGRGFQSIFLIVFTLLMTAGIGARLAYLQIVEGPKLRQRAEANRIRMISKQPERGNIFDRNGKLLASTRYPRSVYLWPMAHTKPSWSVVGPRLAEILNISQEEMEKKLEQAGANSSSLIRVARDLNEAQVTALKEYQNELPEVEINTDAVRYYPHGKELAHILGYTRELTPEQLKDKKNEGYRLGDVIGQMGIEKAYEQLLRGEWGGQRVEVDGAGRPIRVLGEKQAKAGNDLHLTIDLDVQKAAEKALGNRNGAIVALDPKNGAILAMVSYPTFDPNIFSKQKLSQKDWESVQGKDHPLVNRALSAFPPASTFKIVTTTAGLESGEFSPDTVLQTFGSLTVGGVTFGEWNHAGFGPLGFPRAIAMSSDTFFYQVGRKVGGPTLIEWSRKYGFGKKTGIEFPNEESKGLVPDETWKQKVFKIPWTVGDTINMSIGQGALQVTPLQSAIMFSVPANGGYRVKPHLLKDHEEAKSWRESLNMKPSTIKVLRDGLRKVISEGTGKRLDVRTIAPASGKSGTAEAGVGRPNHTWFGAYAPSVQPEIVVVAFGENSGDHGGTVCGPMVLQVLEAYFQHKYPGKYEKPQTEAKPQNSGRVAGD, encoded by the coding sequence ATGGGTTCATTACGCTCATCGCCATTTGGGAACAAAAAATATACACGTACAGTTGGACGTGGTTTCCAATCAATATTTTTAATCGTATTTACGCTATTAATGACGGCTGGTATTGGAGCGCGTTTGGCATATTTGCAAATTGTTGAAGGGCCAAAACTTCGACAAAGAGCAGAAGCCAACCGAATTCGGATGATTTCTAAACAACCGGAACGGGGGAACATTTTTGACCGTAATGGTAAACTTTTAGCCAGTACTCGCTATCCGCGTTCTGTATATTTGTGGCCGATGGCACATACTAAACCTTCATGGTCAGTGGTCGGCCCACGTCTAGCAGAAATTCTGAATATCTCGCAAGAAGAGATGGAAAAGAAATTAGAACAGGCAGGTGCTAATTCTTCTTCACTGATTAGGGTGGCACGCGATTTGAACGAAGCACAAGTCACAGCATTGAAGGAGTATCAAAATGAACTCCCAGAGGTAGAGATTAATACAGATGCTGTGCGCTATTATCCCCACGGCAAAGAATTAGCACATATACTAGGTTACACGCGCGAATTGACCCCTGAACAGTTAAAAGACAAGAAGAACGAAGGTTACCGCCTGGGAGATGTGATTGGTCAGATGGGGATAGAAAAAGCTTATGAGCAATTACTGCGCGGTGAATGGGGTGGTCAGCGGGTAGAAGTAGATGGTGCTGGTCGGCCAATCCGCGTTTTGGGAGAGAAACAGGCAAAAGCTGGTAACGACTTACACTTAACCATAGATTTGGATGTGCAGAAAGCAGCAGAAAAAGCTTTGGGAAATCGCAATGGTGCGATCGTGGCACTTGATCCAAAAAACGGTGCTATTTTAGCAATGGTGTCTTACCCTACTTTTGACCCGAATATCTTCTCCAAACAAAAACTCTCTCAGAAAGACTGGGAAAGTGTGCAAGGTAAAGACCATCCGTTGGTCAATCGCGCCTTGAGTGCCTTTCCACCCGCTAGTACTTTTAAAATTGTCACCACGACAGCTGGACTGGAATCAGGTGAATTTTCTCCTGACACAGTATTACAGACATTTGGCTCACTCACCGTTGGCGGAGTAACTTTTGGTGAATGGAACCACGCCGGATTTGGGCCGTTGGGATTTCCCAGAGCGATCGCTATGAGTAGTGATACCTTCTTTTATCAAGTTGGTAGAAAAGTCGGTGGCCCAACTTTAATCGAATGGAGTCGCAAATATGGCTTTGGTAAAAAAACTGGCATCGAGTTTCCCAATGAAGAATCAAAAGGCTTGGTTCCCGATGAAACATGGAAACAAAAAGTTTTTAAGATACCTTGGACTGTAGGCGACACTATTAATATGTCAATTGGTCAAGGCGCTCTACAAGTAACACCCTTGCAATCGGCAATTATGTTTTCTGTGCCTGCTAATGGTGGCTATCGAGTTAAGCCACATCTGCTTAAAGACCATGAAGAGGCAAAAAGCTGGCGAGAATCGTTAAATATGAAACCGTCAACTATTAAAGTTCTGCGCGATGGATTGCGGAAAGTAATAAGTGAGGGTACAGGTAAGCGTTTGGATGTGCGAACAATTGCCCCAGCATCAGGAAAGAGTGGTACGGCTGAAGCTGGTGTTGGTCGTCCGAATCATACTTGGTTTGGTGCTTATGCCCCTAGCGTTCAGCCAGAAATTGTCGTTGTGGCATTTGGCGAAAACTCTGGTGATCATGGCGGTACTGTTTGTGGCCCGATGGTTTTACAAGTGTTAGAAGCTTATTTTCAACATAAGTATCCCGGCAAATATGAAAAACCTCAAACAGAAGCTAAGCCTCAAAACTCAGGACGTGTGGCTGGGGATTAG
- a CDS encoding IS4 family transposase: MATPRMRKDGNPDLRRQTQLPAPAIEEIEAQIYALLEPSNFKPLRDSPGLDNKNLRERKLTLPVMMAVVVSLVYRQIAGLSEAIRLLATEGLMWVEPMLVSKQALSQRLKKIPAKLFAQVFEQVIEKIHATPQANRIPQQWQQLHQTFGAVWIADGSTLEELRKKLKALSDQTTVLAGKMMMVVEAFTHVPTKIWYTEDSKANDKIFAQELLEQLPTGGLLIFDLGFFKFGWFDQFTQQQKFFVTRLREKTSYFVVRCLSTGVYYRDEIIDMGQYRSNPCQYPVRLVSVLWGNSWYYYLTNVLDPQLLSAQQVCELYRCRWRIEDAFKLTKRLLGLAYIWVGDRNGVQIQIFATVIFYTVLNNLSSQIAFALGQPLERISVEMVFRSLYYFAVAVLRRETDNVVDYLVSHYKLFGLLKAERKRHRQIHSRSAQVWADAP, encoded by the coding sequence ATGGCTACTCCCCGGATGAGAAAAGATGGCAATCCAGACTTAAGAAGACAAACACAACTGCCAGCACCAGCAATAGAAGAAATAGAAGCCCAGATATACGCACTACTAGAACCATCAAACTTTAAACCACTAAGAGATTCACCAGGACTAGACAACAAAAACTTAAGAGAAAGAAAATTAACATTACCAGTGATGATGGCAGTGGTAGTAAGTCTGGTGTATCGACAAATAGCCGGATTAAGCGAAGCAATCAGATTATTAGCCACAGAAGGATTAATGTGGGTAGAACCGATGTTAGTGAGTAAACAAGCACTCTCACAAAGGTTAAAGAAAATACCAGCAAAATTATTTGCACAAGTGTTTGAGCAAGTCATCGAAAAAATCCATGCCACCCCACAGGCAAATAGAATCCCACAGCAGTGGCAACAACTACATCAGACTTTTGGTGCAGTGTGGATAGCGGATGGGTCAACACTAGAAGAATTACGCAAAAAGTTAAAAGCATTATCAGACCAAACAACAGTGTTGGCAGGAAAAATGATGATGGTGGTAGAAGCGTTTACTCATGTACCGACCAAAATCTGGTACACGGAAGATAGCAAAGCTAATGACAAAATTTTTGCCCAGGAGCTATTAGAGCAACTGCCAACTGGCGGACTATTGATTTTCGATTTGGGTTTTTTCAAGTTTGGCTGGTTTGACCAGTTTACACAGCAGCAGAAGTTTTTCGTGACGCGATTGCGCGAAAAAACTTCTTACTTTGTGGTGCGCTGTTTATCAACTGGTGTTTACTATCGTGACGAAATCATCGATATGGGACAATATCGATCCAATCCTTGTCAGTATCCAGTTCGCTTAGTTTCTGTACTCTGGGGTAATAGTTGGTACTACTATTTGACCAATGTGCTTGACCCACAGTTATTATCTGCACAACAAGTGTGTGAACTCTACCGTTGTCGTTGGCGGATTGAAGATGCCTTTAAGCTGACTAAACGACTTCTGGGTCTGGCTTATATTTGGGTTGGCGACCGTAACGGGGTTCAGATTCAAATCTTTGCGACTGTGATTTTCTACACTGTTCTCAACAATTTATCTTCTCAAATCGCGTTCGCACTCGGTCAGCCACTTGAACGTATTTCTGTGGAAATGGTCTTTCGCAGTTTGTATTACTTTGCTGTGGCTGTTTTGCGTCGTGAAACTGATAATGTTGTTGACTATTTAGTTTCACATTACAAGCTTTTTGGTTTGCTTAAAGCCGAGCGCAAACGTCATCGTCAGATTCACTCGCGGTCGGCTCAAGTCTGGGCTGATGCTCCTTAA
- a CDS encoding M15 family metallopeptidase — protein sequence MNKAGFSGKPQNPSNDPGDDIPVALRVTPDVAPKINLRLQVLLIGGVVGFILLALISGFLFFVTAPKKTADSQPSTSTESGSSVNSQSNNNDAVLGHLVYPEAPQSELVPITADRRIRMRKTAAEKFRAMTQAARSAGVILVPISGFRSVKEQEQLFFNVGAQRNQTPAERAALSAPPGHSEHHTGYAVDVGDGAVPVTNLQANFDNTKAYKWLQANAARFGFEMSFPKNNIQGVSYEPWHWRFVGDRDSLEMFYKARNLKPARSGQ from the coding sequence TTGAATAAGGCTGGCTTTTCTGGAAAACCGCAAAACCCATCGAATGACCCTGGTGATGATATTCCAGTGGCTCTACGCGTCACTCCTGATGTAGCACCCAAAATCAATTTGCGACTCCAAGTATTGCTGATTGGGGGAGTCGTGGGATTTATTCTGCTGGCTTTGATTAGCGGCTTTTTGTTTTTTGTCACTGCACCTAAAAAAACTGCTGATTCTCAACCTTCAACTAGCACAGAATCTGGTAGCTCTGTCAACAGCCAAAGTAACAATAACGATGCTGTGTTGGGGCATTTGGTATATCCAGAAGCACCTCAGTCAGAATTAGTACCGATTACTGCTGACAGGCGGATCAGAATGCGAAAAACTGCTGCTGAAAAGTTTCGAGCGATGACACAAGCAGCGCGGAGTGCAGGTGTAATTTTAGTGCCAATTTCTGGTTTTCGCTCGGTGAAAGAGCAAGAGCAGTTGTTTTTTAACGTGGGCGCTCAACGAAATCAGACACCAGCAGAACGAGCAGCTTTGAGCGCTCCCCCTGGGCATAGCGAACATCACACTGGTTACGCTGTGGATGTTGGAGACGGGGCAGTACCAGTAACTAATCTCCAAGCGAATTTTGACAATACCAAAGCTTATAAGTGGCTGCAAGCAAATGCAGCACGTTTTGGCTTTGAAATGTCCTTTCCCAAAAATAATATTCAAGGCGTAAGTTATGAACCTTGGCACTGGCGTTTTGTAGGCGATCGCGACAGCTTAGAAATGTTCTACAAAGCCAGAAACTTAAAACCCGCTAGAAGTGGCCAGTAA
- a CDS encoding AEC family transporter translates to MTNLLELYVKLGGLVLVGLILGRKLPATVPIRLGQFIFWVGVPISIVSFLRQANLSRQIWVAPAIAYLAILLGAFLAWLWIKGQAYFKNTVPQQQTQGSFILAAMLGNTGYLGFPIILAMVGKEYFAWALFYDLLGSFPGTYGLGVLLAARFSSDKQNYQQFLKAILINPALWSFGFGLLFREVKIPTLVEFSLEKFAWSVITLSLVLIGMRLGKLNSWHSLPKAGISLVIKMLIVPLILSSILPLFGLTGPTAQVIVLQMAMPPAFGTLVIAETFNLDRNLAVTTLAAGAIVLLITLPLWLWLF, encoded by the coding sequence TTGACAAACCTTCTAGAACTATACGTCAAGCTAGGTGGATTAGTCCTAGTAGGACTTATTTTGGGACGCAAACTACCTGCCACAGTTCCCATCCGTTTAGGTCAGTTTATATTCTGGGTGGGAGTACCTATAAGTATCGTATCTTTTTTGCGACAAGCTAACTTGTCGAGGCAGATTTGGGTTGCACCTGCCATCGCTTACCTAGCAATTTTACTAGGAGCGTTTTTGGCTTGGCTATGGATTAAAGGACAAGCCTATTTTAAAAATACAGTCCCCCAACAGCAAACTCAGGGTAGTTTTATCTTGGCGGCTATGTTGGGCAACACAGGTTATCTTGGATTTCCCATCATCCTAGCAATGGTAGGCAAGGAATACTTTGCTTGGGCGCTATTTTATGATTTGCTGGGGTCGTTCCCTGGTACTTATGGCTTAGGTGTGTTGCTTGCAGCTCGTTTTAGTAGCGATAAGCAGAATTATCAGCAGTTTCTTAAGGCAATCTTGATTAATCCTGCACTTTGGAGTTTTGGATTTGGCTTACTCTTTCGAGAAGTGAAAATACCCACACTAGTAGAATTCTCTTTAGAAAAATTTGCTTGGAGTGTGATTACTTTGTCTTTGGTGTTAATTGGGATGCGATTAGGGAAACTGAATTCTTGGCACAGCTTACCAAAAGCAGGAATAAGCTTAGTCATCAAAATGCTGATAGTTCCCTTAATTTTAAGTAGCATCCTGCCACTATTTGGTTTAACTGGCCCGACAGCACAAGTAATTGTCCTACAAATGGCGATGCCTCCAGCTTTTGGCACATTGGTAATAGCCGAAACATTCAATCTTGATCGCAATTTAGCTGTTACTACCTTGGCAGCTGGGGCTATAGTCTTGTTGATTACTCTTCCACTTTGGCTGTGGTTGTTTTGA